The nucleotide sequence GCGCATGGTGGCCAAGGTCGTGCCTATGACCGACGGTTTCGTCGGCGGCAAGCTCATCCACCGGCACGCTGGCCGCACCATGATCACGCCCATGCTGCTGTGCGTGATCGCCATCGGCACTGCAGACGTCATGTTCGCCGTCGACTCGATCCCGGCGATCTACTCCCTGACCAGTGAGCCCTACCTGGTATTCGCCGCGAACGCCTTCTCCCTGCTGGGCCTGCGCCAGCTGTACTTCCTGATCGACGGGCTGCTGGACCGGTTGATCTTCCTGCACTACGGGCTGGCCGCCATCCTGGCCTTCATCGGCTTCAAGCTGGTCAACCACGCCCTGCACACCAATGAGGTGCCCTTCATCAACGGCGGTGAGCCCTGGGAGGTCGTGCCCGAGCCTGACATCGGATTCTCGCTCGGCTTCATCGTGGTGGTCATCCTGATCACCGTGGGTGCCTCCGTGCTCGTCTCCCGCCGCCGGGCCGCGCGGGAAGTAGCGGCAGGTACCGGCGGCACGGGCGCGTCCGAGCGCGCAGTAAAGGCCCGGT is from Actinomyces sp. 432 and encodes:
- a CDS encoding TerC/Alx family metal homeostasis membrane protein produces the protein MDVHALGWLALAAIIITMITIDIVGHVRTPHEPSLKEAAQWSIGYIAMAVVFGGIVWAIWGSTYGQEYFAGYITEKALSIDNLFVFVIMIAAFRVPRKYQQEVLLAGIIISLFLRLAFILAGAALIENFSWIFYLFGAWLLWTALSQAREGVEEPDAHEEEEYRPTGFVRMVAKVVPMTDGFVGGKLIHRHAGRTMITPMLLCVIAIGTADVMFAVDSIPAIYSLTSEPYLVFAANAFSLLGLRQLYFLIDGLLDRLIFLHYGLAAILAFIGFKLVNHALHTNEVPFINGGEPWEVVPEPDIGFSLGFIVVVILITVGASVLVSRRRAAREVAAGTGGTGASERAVKARSGA